In Ptychodera flava strain L36383 chromosome 17, AS_Pfla_20210202, whole genome shotgun sequence, one genomic interval encodes:
- the LOC139115796 gene encoding sorting nexin-19-like, with protein MVCFSRSFSGKRFKKGERNICVSEIDNMEVREHGSSSSSRDGDQTATAKMDVKGNSVTLFAQRLLAQIVKWKQVSLVTTLVVFLAFQLQYWGMLLLLLACLPLGGWAAHKIVLANKLLQSDNILNIWNSLSALVSHGDATHSDGSTPQRKQSITVNSELKEFVQNVMRDFILTWYGQLSEDEQFTAELFNQLEDLAVGLTKRFSRVSQYEIAEHCLRQFHKHYHTYNLARSELGVNTAPIKQTAQPTIPESDFSKAYFLFTTEHVATRNSQFEMQYLQSVVKALTKLILPKMMFDCKVGRKLLQEIITYKVIYAVINLLTEEDFLYRAIVRILSEGPNPKLTDCIDDVERSRSFSRSSRSGSIRSNSDTARKRSTSRGSEKDSVRITQSKDCAGGVVCDDKPVEKPGQPGKGILKNVAPVCQNVDVHPHKDTGESSGNSEQVNVSMSADQKHSNVETDSDSESKAVRNVPTTLEGLKSNTKTSTGSGRNSSNSSSPNTPFEDINLAEAIMHETAQNQVIKVGKADVVPSPTKKSQGQTQTSVSGKVKITNPEMLQDRTYHDVHLPETTVATEYRSTKEYTLYVVKYSTVNSEDQTELEVHEVKRRYREFLNLHSRLEDNAQLKKHLKDLKEPNRLFTLPVGNMNKDYVEHRRHFLEVYLQGLLSKQDIHRSIELKEFLAYGSDPHIAYVKKAPNMVPRFDKMFVRGVSGIFDTIKTALPNVSGSESQEQSKAEEDLSMNDALEAEQEATNSRMFAFPEVMYHSPVESMMEMYQNEIDYMSDGWHTWQLSRDQVDSAPKVLGPRPQGDGCDINDATKEQGLSTSEIQLATLTQHLLCETFQNCENDWLVTDQIQQILTVVTGKMFNSWLTLKIGELTTPEKWAYYLFKLREAVWEKKTTTPRTETEKRQTKKHAHECLVDFFPTLLRTSVGEEEYRGALFDAMESLQYPRLNRHFIYVMLDIALEMVAPEIKTVQLQEDLLKKSNGSRRNKQEKDLM; from the exons AGTTAGGGAGCATGGCAGCAGCAGTAGTAGTAGAGATGGCGACCAGACAGCAACAGCGAAAATGGATGTAAAGGGGAATAGTGTCACCCTTTTTGCGCAAAGACTGCTTGCACAGATTGTAAAATGGAAACAGGTATCGCTTGTAACCACATTAGTTGTGTTTCTAGCCTTTCAACTGCAATATTGGGGCATGCTGTTGCTCCTTCTAGCGTGTCTACCGCTTGGGGGATGGGCGGCACACAAGATCGTGCTTGCAAACAAGCTGTTGCAGTCTGACAACATTTTGAACATATGGAACTCGCTTTCGGCTTTGGTCAGTCACGGAGACGCCACCCATAGTGACGGTTCGACGCCCCAACGAAAGCAAAGTATCACGGTAAATTCAGAGCTCAAGGAGTTCGTTCAGAATGTTATGAGAGATTTTATTTTGACGTGGTATGGTCAACTAAGCGAAGATGAACAGTTCACTGCGGAGTTGTTCAATCAGCTGGAAGACCTTGCAGTTGGTCTGACGAAGAGATTTTCAAGAGTGAGCCAGTACGAAATAGCAGAACACTGCCTCAGACAGTTCCATAAACACTACCACACATATAACTTGGCTAGATCAGAACTTGGAGTGAACACTGCCCCTATCAAGCAAACAGCACAACCCACAATACCTGAGTCAGATTTCTCAAAGGCGTATTTCTTGTTCACAACGGAACATGTGGCTACCAGAAACAGCCAGTTTGAAATGCAGTACTTGCAGAGTGTTGTTAAGGCACTTACAAAACTAATTCTACCCAAAATGATGTTTGATTGTAAAGTAGGGAGAAAGCTTCTTCAAGAAATTATCACTTACAAAGTCATCTATGCCGTGATTAATCTGTTGACTGAAGAAGACTTTCTGTATAGGGCAATTGTCAGAATTCTCTCTGAGGGGCCAAATCCAAAACTTACAGATTGCATAGATGATGTTGAACGCAGTCGATCATTTTCAAGAAGCAGCAGAAGTGGAAGTATAAGATCAAATTCTGACACAGCGAGAAAGCGGAGTACCAGTAGGGGTTCTGAAAAAGACAGTGTGAGAATAACTCAAAGCAAAGATTGTGCCGGTGGTGTTGTTTGTGATGATAAACCTGTGGAGAAGCCAGGACAGCCAGGAAaaggtattttgaaaaatgtcgCACCAGTTTGTCAAAACGTAGATGTTCACCCACACAAAGATACAGGAGAAAGTAGTGGAAATTCTGAACAGGTAAACGTCAGCATGTCAGCGGATCAGAAACACAGCAATGTTGAAACGGATTCCGATTCTGAATCCAAGGCGGTCAGAAATGTACCAACCACTTTGGAAGGACTGAAGTCAAATACCAAAACGTCAACAGGGTCTGGCAGGAACAGTTCAAACAGCAGTTCTCCAAACACGCCGTTTGAAGACATTAATCTGGCTGAGGCCATAATGCATGAGACTGCGCAGAATCAGGTCATTAAAGTCGGAAAAGCGGACGTTGTGCCTTCACCCACAAAGAAGTCGCAGGGCCAAACACAGACATCTGTGTCAGGCAAAGTGAAAATTACAAACCCTGAAATGCTGCAGGACAGGACATATCATGATGTACACCTCCCAGAAACTACCGTAGCAACTGAATACAGAAGCACCAAAGAATACACTCTATATGTCGTAAAg TACTCCACTGTAAACTCAGAAGACCAAACAGAATTGGAAGTGCACGAAGTGAAGAGACGATACAGAGAGTTTCTTAATTTACACAGTAGACTGGAAGATAATGCGCAGCTTAAGAAACATTTGAAAG ATCTCAAAGAACCAAACAGATTATTTACATTGCCAGTTGGAAACATGAATAAAGATTACGTTGAACATAGGAGACACTTCCTGGAAGTTTATTTACAG GGTTTACTGTCAAAGCAAGATATCCACAGAAGCATTGAGTTGAAGGAATTTCTGGCATATGGCAGTGATCCACACATTGCCTACGTCAAAAAGGCCCCAAACATGGTACCAAGATTTGACAAG ATGTTTGTAAGGGGTGTGAGTGGCATATTTGACACCATCAAGACTGCGTTACCCAATGTATCTGGCAGTGAGAGCCAAGAGCAGAGCAAAGCTGAAGAGGACCTGTCAATGAATGATGCACTGGAAGCAGAGCAAGAAGCCACCAACAGTAGAATGTTTGCTTTTCCAGAAGTT ATGTACCACTCACCAGTGGAGAGCATGATGGAAATGTACCAGAATGAGATTGACTATATGTCTGATGGCTGGCATACATGGCAACTGAGCAGAGATCAGGTGGACAGCGCCCCCAAAGTTCTGGGACCAAGACCTCAGGGAGATGGCTGTGACATCAATGATGCAACAAAGGAACAAG GTCTGTCAACCTCTGAGATTCAATTGGCAACACTTACACAGCACCTGCTCTGTGAGACGTTTCAAAATTGTGAGAATGACTGGCTGGTTACTGATCAGATACAGCAGATTTTGACTGTCGTCACTGGAAAAATGTTCAACAG CTGGCTTACTCTTAAAATAGGTGAATTGACCACTCCAGAGAAATGGGCGTactatttatttaaattaagagAAGCTGTCTGGGAGAAGAAGACCACCACTCCAAGAACTGAAACAGAAAAACGACAGACAAAGAAACACGCGCACGAGTGTCTCGTTGATTTTTTCCCAA CTTTGTTGAGAACCTCAGTGGGTGAGGAAGAATACAGAGGTGCCTTGTTTGATGCCATGGAATCTCTGCAGTATCCAAGATTAAACAG GCATTTCATCTACGTCATGCTGGACATCGCCTTGGAGATGGTAGCGCCGGAAATAAAGACCGTGCAATTACAGGAGGACCTGCTGAAAAAGTCCAACGGCTCAAGACGGAACAAGCAGGAAAAAGATCTTATGTGA